From the genome of Heliangelus exortis chromosome 23, bHelExo1.hap1, whole genome shotgun sequence:
tctcactgctgctgctcgtcctgccatgggcaggggcagaTCCGGCCAGCGGGGAGCACGGAGAGGAACTGAGGACCCTGCAGGTACCGGGGCTGCCGGGGGTCTCCCCCACTCCTGTCCCCCTGGGacaaggcaggcaggagcagggctccCTGTCCCCCACTgctcctccccttctcttccctctccaggACCTCCTGGAGGcgctggggcagctctgggaggaagaagaggaaccGGGGCTGGAAGAGGAGCCCGTGGGGGGGGCTGAGGATGAGGGCTCCAAGTGGGACCCCCCggcacccagccctgcccagctggggcaggggcagagccagTGGAggagcctcctctcctcttaCAGACGGAGACGTTTCTCCAGCTGCTTCGGGACGAGGATGGAGAGGATCGGCGCACAGACAGGGCTGGGATGCAACCAGTACCAAGGCCGTAGGTGGCAGGCAGGGCCTGGGGGGTCCCGTGGCCCAGGGACACCGGGAAGACACCGGGAGTGGGTGCTGCCCAGGCTGAGGGTCTGGGAGCAGCTCCCCCGACAGCTTTCTGCCCTTCCCTCCCAGGTATCTGGAGGAGACGGAGAAGCTGAAGCCAGGACCAAATCCCAAACACATCCTGAGCCTCCAGGCCAGTGCCCAGCAGCCACCAAGGCTCCCCCCCTACCCCGGCGGCCTACACAGCAATAAACTTTTGTACAAATCCTGCACAGCCTTTtctgagtggttttttttcccagtcacaGCATAGCACACGGACACAGAAATCCCCTCCGGAGCgtttctctccctctgcccttAGGGCTCAAGTCCAGACCCTGGCCAGAGCATCCCCCTGGATCCAGAGGTGTGCCAGGGGGtctcagcagcaggagggatgaTGGTTGCATCTTTCCAGAGCATCATCAGCCCAGTGAATCCCCATTCCCCCCCCTGCACTGGAGAGGCACTGCCAGGCACTGCCCGGGAccctggcagggagctgggatgctTTTCCCGACAGCTGGCAGCGAATCCTCCCGGGAGGTGGCACGGGGCTCGGGGTTAAATTCCAGGTAATGACACCACTGTCCCGTGGGCCAAGCTTGTCCCGAAGGGCTGTCCAGCTCAGGACAGAAGGGCTGCACCCGTTTGAAAAGAATTTTGGCAGCGGCTGCGGAGCCGGGAGCCTTCAGCACCCGGGACAGACGCCAATGGCCCCGCACGGCGAGTGCCGGTCCCGGGCCAGCAATGGGCTCCTCCCAGAACCAGGACCTCGGGACAAACAGCCCTGGGCTGCCAGAAAGGCTCCGGGCATTGCCCTGCTCCGAGGATGGGAGAGAGGCAGCTCCCgggctgcctgcagggagcACAGACGGGAAGGGGCAGACACATCACGGAGATGATATCCCCCCCCTCAGCAGGAAAAACTGTGTTAGGGatgaaaatgagttttcttcCCCCCAGGGGAAACTGAGGTACCTCTCTACTGTCTGAACTGCAGGatggctgggagctgggagctgcaggatgaCATTTCCCTTCTGGTTCTGATGGCCCCATCCCTGCATTTCCTTCTTCACCTGGCTGGAGTGTGAGGCAGGGAAGAGCTCGGTGGGGCTGAATCTGGGCAAAGGGTTTTAATTAAAGTCTTTGGGAAAGACATCCAAATCCACCAGAACAGCATGACAAGGCTCTTTACAGTCAGCTCCCACTCCAGCACTCTTCCCAACACCACTGCCAGTCACAATATGGTTTTGGTAAGAACCTGTGAGACCTCTCCCAAGAGGGTTGTTACTGGAATAAATGGCCAGCTGAGCACAGGCAACACCTGGGTCTTGACACCCATCCCTGGGCTGGAAAGCCTGAAGTTCACATTCATCTTGCCAGGGTGATGATACCAAGATACCACCTGCAAACAGACACAGGAGCTTTACAGCATCAacagccaggagctgagctctgaCATTTTACACTCCCTGGGCTCTGGCAGATGCACAGAGGGCAGAATTCAGCTTTGGAAGCACAGGGGCTGCATGGGACACCCAGCAGCTTTATCCCATCTAATAATTCCACACATCCACGTGAAACAGTGCACAGAAATCTCCCTGTCTTAGGAAAGTGTTAAAGGAAGACAGGGACTAACTTCTGATTTCTCTGCTGTGAAATAgagaagatggaaaaggaaCAAACCAGTAAAAGAAGAGTGTCTCTGGCTCTAAGGTATTTAATGCAATCCTGGAATATTAGATGCTGTCTGAAGGTCACACAAAGCTAAATATTGGACATCTGTGACTGATACCAAGTTCCTTGGTTTCTTTCTGCTGGGTCTGTACCCCAGGGTTGCTTTACAGATGTCCTGAGCTCTAAGGCAAAACTCCTACCAAGCAACAGAATTGTTTTTGCACAGAGAGTGGGTCAGCaagtgaaaggaaacaaaaaataaaacagtagcAGATCCTAATTAACTTAAATTAGAGACTCAGTATCAATGAATAATTCTGATTTACCTTCCCACGCTTTCTCAAACTGTAAAATATGTGTTGCAAACAAACTCACAGCAGCAAACAAGAGCAGCAGTAAGAAAATCCTTGGAACTAATCAGTGAATTACACAGATACTGCGGGAgagaatgttaatttttttaaagcttaccAGGATCTTGGTTATTTCTTAAGCACAATTTGAATAGCACAAAACAAGAAGTGTTGGGATGCacaataatacaaaaataataatacaaaattctACCTCtgtgtacagaaaaaaaacccaagctccAGGGGAAAAATAAGGAGTGCTCTTATAACAAGGGGTTCATCAGGACACACGTAGAGCTGGGCTGTCTTCGGGctatattaggaaaaagtagCATTTGAGCTTGACTTCACAACCTTGAGCATGCCCTTTCTAGAGTAATTTTGGTAGCAGATCATGTGAAGAGTGTGTGCACATGTTTGTACACAAACACCATGTTAAGACATTTAAGacatgagaaatattttattgtccTATTATTACTTTGAAACTGTGGTCAGGAGATGCTGTCAAGATTGAAATTCATATGAAAAGTCAACAGAGTATTACTAGGCTGACATTCAACTTGCTCATATATTCATTCTTGTTTCAGTTTAGAGCAACAAGAAACATGAGGAAAATGCAGGAGAAGCACTGTGCTTCCTGGTTTAGAactctcctgcagctctgtaaAGATTAATTCTTAATTGCAGAATATGCAGAGATGACACTGGAAGCAGAATTGGCTACAAATCCCTATTTCTGTCCCTTCTCATTTAAGCACAGACAGTTTCTAGCTAACATTTAAAACTTCATCTCTTGACGAAACAACTAAATACTCTTTGCTTTTAACACATGAAACTAAACATTTCGTTTTAACCTCTCCCCAAACACACattaaacaaattaacaaaTTCATTCACCCTCCCTTGAGGCCGGGTTCTGATGCCTTTGCTGAACATTACCAAAAACCAACATCTGCCTAAAAGTCTTGCTGAGCAAGTTGCTGCCTTGTGTGACAGCCCAAGTTTATTTCTGGATCTGACCATCTTCCCATCTCATTGCTGTAGGGTCAAGCCTTACCATCGACGTTTAAAGAAATCCCAGAGAATTAAACATTGAGCTGGGAATAAAGAGTTTTTCAGTGGTGCCGAGGTCAGTTCAGCTCTTGCTGGGGGCTGGAGGTACTCGGTGTCCCTGCAGACTCAGTCTAGAAGTTATCATCTGTGTGGAGGTGCAGCCCAGGGTGCCTCTGGTGCtggcaatggaaaaaaatataaaaatctcaACAGCAATATCACCACAACAGCCGTGGGAAAGGAGAAGTGACCCAAACCTGGGGTTTTCAGCCCGCTCCACAGCGTGCGGTGGCTGCGTGTAGTCCATATATAGAAGGAAAGGGTGCAGGAGAGTTTAGGTGTCCTAAAAGTAGATTTATCTTCAGCCTTTACTCTCCACCAAACAGTCGTCTGAAAAAGTGCATTGTTTTCCCTCTAAAAGGTGATTTCTCTATGGAAAGCTTCTACCTGAGTGGAGTTTAGAGCAGTTTCAGGGTTGTTTCTCATCTCCGTGAATCTGACCACGGGggtctcttgaaaaaaaattgctaagaATTTCCAACTGGACTGTGTAATCACAGCGCCTGGTATCAAGAGGAGGGGGAGTGACATGAAATCACTGACTTGTGACATACATTcctcagcaacagcagcagctgcctaaTGACAGCTAATAAAGGGAATCTTCCCTTGACAGAGCTGCATGCCTTCAGTGGGACTGGAATGTGCCCCAGATAAATCCACTGATAACCTAGGAAGCAGAGATCACACCCAAAGAGTATAAAAGACAAGCTTTGGAAGAGAGGGGATAGGACAAGGAAGAGAGAGACCTGAAGAGACATCTCAGAAGAAACAGCCTCAACTTCCCTACTCCCAACGAACCCAGTGCCATGGACACTAAGGGCTCCTTTTTCTGTGGcttcctcttgctgctgctcatcCAACTCCAGTCCAGCAGAGCCAACCCCATCTACAGCCTCAGCCCAGCCAAAGAACTGGCCAGCATGGAGGTGAGGACTCTCTCCTTTTTGCAAGGTTAAACTCTTGGGGTGCTTAGCAGAGTGTGAGGTGGTGGGTTTTGCCTGTCTTCTCGTGACCAGGTAGCTGCACCAGCAAGCACATGCCAGGGAACTGTGTCTCTTCTTCACAGGGGTTCAAAGAAGCTCTGGAGAGAAATTTCCAACAGTGCTGGGTTTACCTGAGCACCCAGGTAGCAGTGGGAAACAAAATTCTGATGTTGTGGGGTGTCTGCTTTGGGTTGTAGGTTCTCTTTCTCTTAAACATCCCCGTTCTGGAAGCAAAGTCCCAGAAAGTGAACAAACGGGAGCTCTGTAAGAACAAGTATGAAATTTTCAGGTGGGCTCCTGCTGAGCCCACTAAATGGCAGGAAGAGTGAagcagggcagccccagggctctgggTTTGTGCATTTAAGAGAAGTGGTGGCATGTGGATAGGAGAGGAGGTCAAGCAGAGCACCCAAAGTCCAACTTTAGAGAAAGTCGTCAGAGTAAGAGGGTGTCGTGTGCCTCACCCAGAGCTCTGAAATTTGCATGTTTTAGGGTAATCTACTCAGAAAACAGGCCCTGCTTAGGACTCAGTCTTACAAGATTACGTCTGAAAGcccaaatatttcctttggCTTCTGAGAGCATCAGACCCTGAGCACAGACTCCCTGAGATGATGGGGACAGTGTCAGGTTAAGGTGCCCCGTGCCTCCTCCTGGCTGTtcccagcagggagctgagcagaggcttCCAACAGCATCCATGGTCAAGCAAGCTGTAAGgctgcctcctcttccctccccttctgGAGATGGACAATCAGATTAGGAGCTTGATCTGATCTCTGTTAcacaaagctttaaaatttataGAGAATGGTGCCCAGGAGGCACCATAGATATAAATTCAGCATAGAGGTATTTTTAGGGAGGTGCATGTTACTTTGAGGAGCAGCAAACCTGTAATTTCTGGggcagaaattaatgaaaataccaAGAGCTTCTCCAAGTCACATCCACTGGAATAGCCAGGGGTGAGAAGCAAAAAGAAggtcttattaaaaataaaaaaggaatagaaTCCAGCAGCTGGCAAGTACCattgcaggcagctgctgagaaCACAGGAGTGATGATGGATTCAGAGGTGCTTTGAGACTGAGTACGTTGCTGGGTTGAAAAGTATCTCCCCGTGCAACtcagaatttgcttttttttctgtgccaaaAGCTCTTCTGACATTGCCAGGAAGATCACTCTGGTGACAAGCAGCTTCAATCAGCTCTGAGCTAGAGCTGCCCATGGGTGCAAATAATGTGGACAGGGATttgctgcagagggaagagcTCAAGTTCCACCAGGAACCCAGGATCCAACCTGACAGTCTCCTAGGGATGAACACACATTGAGGAGCACAGAATGGGGTGATTGGGACTTGTAGCAAAAGGCCATAAAACCAGGAGGTTTATGAAATTAATTCTTCTCTTGTAGGCTCTGCTGGAGAGACTGGAGGATAAGTTTGCAATGATTGAAGCCCTGGAGTCCAATCCTGACCTGCAAGAACCCAAAACCCAGGAGGAAATCTCACCAGAACTCACAGATGATGGTGATGACCAAAAGGCTGAGCCCAggctggcacccagcacccctcTGTCCTACAGGAACCCCCTCCTCAAGAGACTGAGGGGGCTGCAGATGCCCAGGATGATGAGAGATTCTGGCTGCTTTGGGAGGAGAATTGACAGAATTGGCTCCCTGAGTGGAATGGGCTGCAATGGTGAGTCCCAGCACAGCTTTTCTGCTGCCCAGAGTGCACCTCTGTCATGCCCCAGGGAGGAGCAGgttattatttaaatgtttcataAGATGCTGCTTgagaaaagaagtaattttaacCTACTCTTGCAGCTAGCATGGGTTTTTCAAAAGAAACCCTGGGTCAGTTGATCTGGGAGGGAAAAGCTGGCAATGATGGTGTGTCCTGAGAGAGAAAGACATTCTGGTAACTTTTATGTCATCTTTGGCTTGCAGGTTACAGGAAGCATTAAGAcaccctccctgtcccctcctctgaAGGATGCTTTACAGTACCTCTTCCTCCCAAGATGAACTCCAGCTGCTTTCTAAGCTCCTCAGCAGAAAGTGattcctatttttatttatttatttatttatttatttgatgttttttttttttttttaaaagaacatttcttaCTCTAGCACCAAGAGACcatctttaaataaaactaaCACGTTAGACATCTATGCTGGACCTCTCTCCTGTCTGTTACATTAAAGTTTCTTGTATTTTCCTGAAGTCAGAAGCCTATGCTTTATTGGTACTCTGGTACCCACAAGGCTGGATCTTACTTCCATGAGAAGGAGAAAGTCTAAAGTTGGTAGAAACAAAAATGAGTATTTCACTAGAGTTTTTCCCTCTGCACTAAGAAATTATAAtgaattaggaagaaaaaaaaaacccaaaccttgcTCAACATCGAAAGCCCAACATGAGTCCTCCTATAGACAGGGTTTCAGTGACAAGAGAGTCCTTTTGGTGGTACAGATCATTCATTCAAGGGAACTGCCACAAACCCATAATCCACGCAAAATTtacatgaaaagaaataagaaaaaaaatggtaacaGTCCACAAGTTTCAAGATAccaagagggaggaaagggaatgaATTGTATCTGCTTTCTAGCACTGACCAAATAAAGGTTATGAGCATCAACAGAAAGATCCATCATTACCTGTGTCTTGTCTCACTCTGCATGTGGCTGAGGTGCTGATCCCAGTGTTTCCTGAAGGATCCCTCCATGGGCTGGAACCCTACCATGGAATTTCTGCTGTCAGGGCAGCTGGGATCACTGATTACAAAGCTGACAGTACCTCAGATTTGTCCCTTTCTGGGAATGGCCCCTCATAAAGTTGTTCTAAACCTGGTTAGTGGGAACACAGCAAGTCTGACATCCATTTCAGCCTTTGCAGTTGGACCTCACACCCATGATCTGAATTAGGCTCAAAACATGTCTTCCTGCCCCAAAAAAGGGAGATACTACCAAGACCACATTCAGGTAGCACCCCAGAGAGCTTGGATTCCCCAAGCCAGGCAGAGCAATGGCATTAAGCCCAGTGactgcacacactgctgggagctgggttATTTTGGGCTCTTCTCCACAGCATCCCTTCCTGGAGCACCCCAGAAAGCTCATTCAGAGCctcagagcacagcagcaccaggagagaCACAACTGCAGAAGCCCAATCCTTTGCTCAGCCAGAATTAATTagggagaggagcagaaccTGGTCCTGCCAGGCAGATGAACCAGAaccagagccagggctgctggacCACTTGAGAGGGGCTCATGGCACCCACATCCCAGTCCTGACAAGCTGCTCTCCAGGTGCTCCTGGGCCCTGTGGTTCCCCCCAGGCAGAACCCTGCTCCAAGGGGATCATTTTGCCCTGGGAAACAACACCTCGTGCAACAGAAATCACATGGCAGagcctctcctccttccagcagcaccagccagaGATAAAACACCCTGTGCCACGGTGCCCACAGAGGTTTTCCTGGCAGGAGAATTCCCAGCAGCAACCATGGGAGATTTCTGCAGGGAAACAGAGACCTTGCCTCTACTCAGAGGCTGTTTCACAAATCCAGGTGGTGTGAAGTCACCTCTTTTGGGGAGAATTTGTGGGGACAGCCAGGCTAGGTGTCCTCAGACACAGCCCCTGTTTCACACAGCATCCTGTTTCCTGCTGCAGTGAGATGGGAGCACACAGCTGGATGCCTGCACACAGCCTGGCTCCCCATGtgctgctggaaaggaaaataaaaaacaggcCTTGTATTCTGACAGTAACAGCCCTTGCTGGAGCTGAGTTTTGCCCAGCCAAGCAAATCTTGCACAGACACTGTAAATTGTCCCTCCCTGTCAGCCCCTCAAGGCACAAAACACTAATGAGTTCAGTGGAATGTGCTAAAAATGGCAAGAAGAGTTGGCAGTGCCTGACCCAAAGCCAGGTGGGTCCAGTATTAGCAGGCAGCCAGTTCCTGGTGGAACCAGGCTGAGTTGGCTTGCAGACAGCATGGTAATAGACCCTGTGGGCTGGGAGAACCTAATTGAGAGCAGGCaatctaggaaaaaaagcatctctcTGGCTTGAGCTTTTTACTGCTGCTCCCATAAACACACTGAGCTGTGAAGCTCTTCCAAGTGCTTGTTGCTGGGTGCAGTCCTATCCTGACCTGACTCTGAGCTTTTCCCTGGGGGAGCTTTACAGCTCCCCTCTCAACACTGCCACTTGAATTCTGCAAACTGGTTATACCATGCCTGCATTTTGTTCTCCTGGTGGCAGACTTTATCCCTGAGTGATAcacttccacaaaaaaaaaaaaaaaaaaaatcatcaagatTTGCAGTTGTAATCAAAGTTTGGAGCCTTTTCAGTGGTGATCTCAATGTCTAAACCTCACAGACTGATGCCCATCACTTCCCAGACAGGGTGGAACTCACCACTCATTGCAGCTCTGAACaagctggggattttttttgggaAGCTACAACAGGGGATGCTGAAGAGGCTGAGCCTGTCCCACTGCAAAGGGCTTCAGCACCCTGGACAAGAAGAGCAGCTTCACTCTCATCTcacagccaggcacagaggaagcagaagaagCCATCCCTGATACACACCTCAGGGTCTGTGCACACGTGTGGAGTCAGCAGCTTGGATCCtgccagcaaagaaaaaaaaaacacaacaaacaaaaaaaccaacaaaaaacaaacccaaaagtcTCACTGAACAACACTAAATTCTTCTGCTAGATGCACAGTTTACAAGATACACAGTTTACAGATATGGGGATGGTGGCACGTGGTTGGAATTAGACTGGAAAGGCAGTCAAGATATTTCTACAGACATTGGGGTCAGATATTTCTACACACACAGCCCAAGGACTGTACTTACATTTTTGGCCTGTAAGCCTGTGATGGAAGAACAAAAACCTGTCACAAGTTCTTTTCTGCAAGGCAGACAGCAGGATAAAGCAGGGGAGATAGCCACAAACTAGGGGAAAGCTAAAGattaatttaagatttttcaCACCCCCCAGAAGCCACCTTTAAAGCAAGCTGTGCAACACTGCATCCTAAATGTCTCTCCTTGGCTTAGCAGGAGGAAGATGGAGAGCAAGGGTTCTCTGGTAAGAAAAGCAGCACTTGCCTCCAGCATGATGCCCACAGTTCAGTTCTTTATCTGAGTTTGACACCTTCCTCCCTTCAGACTCCTGCTGAGAGGTAACACAGGACTAGGTTACACCAGTCCCAGCCTCAGAGCACTGTTTGACCCAAACAGCTCATAATTGGTTCATAAACAGCTCATCTGCCTCAAATCATGTTCCTGGATATTGCCACGTTCTACCAGTTTTATTACAATAAATGGTAAAAATGAGACAACACTAGAAACACCAAAAGGCCTTGAAGGTGCTGAAGGAGACACACAAACATTTTACTATCAGACATGTTATGGTTACATGGATACTTCCCAAGTGCCAgagttcaaataaaaatatattcatacaaatttaaaaaaaatacaatttatatACACTGTGGAATTAGCTTACATCGTTtcataaccaaaaaaaaaaaaaaaaaaaaacagtgcaaaaaaacccaaaacaaatggAAAGGTAAGTTGCTACCATAGGAATGGCTCACAGTAAGTTAACAACTCAAAACTGCATAATTAACACTGCACAGGAAACCATGAGGCAGGGGAGACAGCCCCAAACTACCCCCTAACTTTTGCCATCACTACTAATCCAGTTCTTGGATTAGTTCTTTTTATACCTTTAGTATAAAAAGTTCCAGTTCTTTTTATACCTTTAGTGTTGCTCTGAGTCAAAGGTTACAGGCACCTATGTTAGAAGTTTCTTGGGAAATCACTAAGCTAccagaggcagagcagaagcaggCAGTGTGCTGTGGGAGAGGAATGATGTGTGAGAACAAGGATGAATCAACACAAACCCCTCTGCAACAAGGAGGGAATTCCTGCATCTCCAGATGTCAGATGAACTTGTAATTCCCTTCCTGCAGACTTCCCACTAAAGCAGCTCCCAGGATCACCCAGCATCCTCACTTAAAACTTCCCTGCAGGAGGGGTGAAGGgctgtgttttccagctgaaaagctgaagacaggcagagcagagagtgCTGACAGGAGGCTGAAGGCAAGTGGCCTTCTCCTGGggagcacagctgctgctcagacaaACCTTGGCAAGACTTTTCAGCCTCATCTCCTCTGGATTGCCTCATTTCAGGTCTCAGTAGCAATGAGAAGACATCCTGCAGCAAAATgtactgctgctgcctgtgtacagaaataaaacaggacATGACCAGACCAATGCAAACTAAGGACAGAGAAGGATCCTTCCACACACAGTCACTCAAAACCACTACGGGGAAAAATATGTCATGAAGAGACACAGGGCATTCCTGACAGGTGCTCTGACACTACAGGATTCCTAATCCCACGTTGGACTAACCTGAAATGCCATCAAAACAGCATTCCTGTGACTTGGAACTGCCCATGAGCACAAATCCTTTAAAAGAAGTTAACAGAAGTGTATTTCAGACCTACAGTCCAGCTTCAGGGAGTGCAAAAGGGGGCTGGATGTTTCTTGAAATAGCTCAGTGCAAGAACACAACTCAGGGGACACACAAACATTTTAGAAATCACCTGCAGAGGTGATTTGCTCCAAAGAGAGCAAACATCTTCACTCTATTTACAGGGAAGCAGCAAGAGCTGTGGCCAATGCCAACTCCTCTGCTCTGAGGAACATGCCACACCTGCCCCAGCTACAGAGCTGGAGGCATAAGATGGGTCCCTGCTGTAGGAAAACACCTTGGCTTTACTCTTGGAAGTTTAAGAGCTTTCATGACTTACTTGAAATAGAGCTAGAATATTCAGAAGACAGCAAAACTATTTTAGTGGAGGAGGCCAGAGCTGTTGCTGCAAGTTCTGTGATAAGACAGAGAAAAGAACCACGATATTTCCTGCTCTTTAGACAGGAGCCCTGGAGAGTGTGTCTGCAGCTAACAAAGGGCCCTGGGACACACACAACTTCCTCTGCAACAACTGCTGCTCCAGGTATCACTGTCCACTCTTTCCTTTGTTAGAAATGTTATAAATCCATTTTTGAAAACAACAATCTGCCCTTCCTCTTCAATAAGGCAGCAGGTTGGGAAGAACACTGAGTGAAAAAACACCTACAGATGTCAGTggagaggaataaaaaagaaaacctaagtGCTTACTAACAGTTCTGCTAAATCCAAACCTTCCTGCTGAGCCATGCTACGTGCTGTATGACAAGGACAAATTCTACCCTAAAACCTGGCCTCAGGAATCCCAGGTAAGACCAAGTTTTCACTCATCTGCTGGACAAACTTCAAGCCTCCCCTGACTCAGCTGTCTCTATTCCAAGCACACATCTGTCCAGCAGCTACCAGCCAGCAAAGACCCCATGAACATTTAACAGTTCCAATTAGAGCCCTACAACAAGACCCCAGGTGGTGGCCTGGGCACAAAGCTTCCTCCTAACCCTAACAGCCAGCAGTTTGCAGGGGAGT
Proteins encoded in this window:
- the LOC139806929 gene encoding natriuretic peptides A-like, with product MQLPALSLLLLVLPWAGADPASGEHGEELRTLQDLLEALGQLWEEEEEPGLEEEPVGGAEDEGSKWDPPAPSPAQLGQGQSQWRSLLSSYRRRRFSSCFGTRMERIGAQTGLGCNQYQGRIWRRRRS
- the LOC139806846 gene encoding natriuretic peptides A, whose protein sequence is MDTKGSFFCGFLLLLLIQLQSSRANPIYSLSPAKELASMEALLERLEDKFAMIEALESNPDLQEPKTQEEISPELTDDGDDQKAEPRLAPSTPLSYRNPLLKRLRGLQMPRMMRDSGCFGRRIDRIGSLSGMGCNGYRKH